From the genome of Candidatus Binataceae bacterium:
TGCTTCCTAGCTGGCTTCGTCGATGTCGGCTGCCTTTTCGCGGATGAAATCGCGCAGGCGGTTCTTGAGCCGGGTCTCGATCTGCCGCACCCGCTCGCGGCTGATTCCAAAGCGTTCTCCGATTTCCTGCAGCGTCGCGGGGTCTTCGGTCAGAAGCCGCTGGTTGAAAATCTCAAGTTCCTTATCCTTGAGGGTCGCCGCGAATTCCTCAACGCGCTCGCGCGCGAAGTTTCGCCATTCGTCCGCGGCGGCCGCCTCTTCGGGATTGTGCGAATCGTCGGGAAGCACCTCCACTAGGGCCACATCCTCGGACTGGCCGCTCGGCTGATCCAGCGATACCTCGTTCTGTGACATCCGTTCCTGCATCTCGCGCACTTCGCTTTCCTTCACCCCCATACGTTGCGCGAGCAGCTTGGGTTCGGGCCGGAAGCCTTGTGCTTCGAGTCGGTCGCTCTCCTTGCGCAGATTGAAGAAAAGCTTGCGCTGCGCCTGGGTGGTTCCGATCTTCACCAGCCGCCAGTTGTTAATCAGGTAACGATAGATGTAGGCGCGAACCCACCACACCGCGTAGGAAGGGAAGCGGATGCCGCGGTACGGGTCGAAATTCTTGACCGCTTCCATCAGCCCGACATTGCCTTCCTGGATGAGGTCGAGAACGTTCCGGGAGGCACGGGCGACTTCGAGTGCGATTTTGACGACCAGCCGCAAGTTCGCGGTGACCAGCCGAAACGCGTCCTCGCGATGGTGATGTCGATGGTAGCGCTTGGCGATCTCGGCTTCCTCCTCGCGAGTGAGCAGGGGAAAGCGCCGAATCTCGGCCAGATAGCGGCCCAACGGATCGAGCGGAACAAGCGCGCCGCCCTCGCCTGTGTCGGAGGACTCCTTGCTGGTCTCGTCGGCGGGCCGCGGAACCTTGTCCTCAGAATCGGGAGCTTCGGCCTCGTCGTTATCGACGGGGTGAAACTCTTCGATCTCGACCACCGGGGCTTCCTCGTCGCCGATTGAATCGTCGACCACCAGCGGCTCGTCGGCCGCGCGTGGCGAGGCTCGCCGTCGTGATCCACGCGGCGATCGGGGCGGAGTATTGCCAGCTTTGCGGGCCATGGAACCGGATGGGCGCATCAAGGACGCCGCGTCGAGATCGCGCGGGGATGCCCGCAATCCGCCCGGCGTGACATCGATCGGGGCCGACTTCGGAGAACTACTTCTCCTGCGGCTCTTCGAGCGTGACCTTGGTGGCGGCAATCTCGCGAAGTGCCGTCACGACTTCCTTATTATCACTTTCCACTAGTGGCCGCGCGCCTTTGAGCAGCTGCTTGGCGCGCTTGGCAGCTCCGAGGACCAATTCGAAGCGGTTGGGGATCTGCTCAAGGCAATCTTCTACGGTAATTCTCGCCATTATCCCCTAATCTTCCGGTGCAATCGTCCGTCTGTCAACGCACCTCAAGTTGCACAAGAAATCTTGGCAGCGCGGCCCAGCACCAGCAGCGGCCGACAAAATTTGAGGAAGTGCGCGCTTGGAGCAGTTAAGGTGAGAAAAGGTCTTGCGTGACCAGATTGGGACCTCGAAAATGCCCGATGAGAGAGAACTATGTCGTCGTCGCCGCTACTCCCCGCTATCCGTTTGCAACGCGTCGCTGGATTGGCTGCTGCCATCTTGATGGTCGCGGTTGCTGCTGCCCCGGTTTTCCCGGCCGAATCGAAGATTACAATTCCAGGCAACCACCCGGAGGAAGCCGCAGAGCTCACCACGGGCGAAATGGCGTCGGACCGGCAACTCCGTATCACGATCACGCTGGCGCTTCGCAATCGCGAGCAGTTGGAAGAACTGATCGCGCAACAGCAGGACCCGTCGTCGCCAGAGTACCATCGGTGGCTCACCCCGGCGGAATTTAACGATCGCTTCGGCCCGACGCCGGACGACCGGGCCGCGATCGAGCATTGGTTGACCGGCAGCGGCCTGTCAGTCGAATCCGTGGGCGCGGCTGGGCGCGAAGTCGTCGCGACCGGGGCCGCGGCGAC
Proteins encoded in this window:
- the rpoZ gene encoding DNA-directed RNA polymerase subunit omega codes for the protein MARITVEDCLEQIPNRFELVLGAAKRAKQLLKGARPLVESDNKEVVTALREIAATKVTLEEPQEK
- a CDS encoding RNA polymerase factor sigma-32 is translated as MVDDSIGDEEAPVVEIEEFHPVDNDEAEAPDSEDKVPRPADETSKESSDTGEGGALVPLDPLGRYLAEIRRFPLLTREEEAEIAKRYHRHHHREDAFRLVTANLRLVVKIALEVARASRNVLDLIQEGNVGLMEAVKNFDPYRGIRFPSYAVWWVRAYIYRYLINNWRLVKIGTTQAQRKLFFNLRKESDRLEAQGFRPEPKLLAQRMGVKESEVREMQERMSQNEVSLDQPSGQSEDVALVEVLPDDSHNPEEAAAADEWRNFARERVEEFAATLKDKELEIFNQRLLTEDPATLQEIGERFGISRERVRQIETRLKNRLRDFIREKAADIDEAS